The Leifsonia williamsii genome includes a region encoding these proteins:
- the yajC gene encoding preprotein translocase subunit YajC: MPIDPLTIVMVVILAALIFFMFRNSRKRQKEQAETRSKMQPGAEVMTNFGLYGTLLSIDEDDNTALIETSPGHVVKVHRQVLARVVEPTTAPVDSELSEPALADERPAADTSAVEPEYGERLDEAPKKPGAKSDD, encoded by the coding sequence ATGCCCATCGACCCGTTGACCATTGTGATGGTCGTCATCCTGGCGGCCCTCATCTTCTTCATGTTCCGGAACAGCCGCAAGCGGCAGAAGGAGCAGGCGGAGACCCGCTCGAAGATGCAGCCGGGCGCCGAGGTGATGACGAACTTCGGTCTCTACGGCACCCTGCTGTCCATCGACGAGGACGACAACACCGCGCTCATCGAGACCAGCCCCGGACACGTCGTGAAGGTGCACCGCCAGGTGCTCGCGCGCGTCGTCGAGCCGACCACCGCTCCGGTGGACTCCGAGCTCTCGGAGCCGGCCCTCGCCGACGAGCGCCCGGCCGCCGACACCTCGGCCGTGGAGCCCGAGTACGGAGAGCGCCTCGACGAGGCACCCAAGAAGCCCGGCGCCAAGAGCGACGACTGA
- a CDS encoding replication-associated recombination protein A, translating to MVDVQPGLRTGATPLAVRMRPTSLDEVAGQRHLLKPGSPLVALASDKEGSSGSVSVILWGPPGTGKTTLAQAIAHSSGRRFVELSAVTAGVKDVRLVMDEALSTRDLYGISTVLFLDEIHRFTKAQQDALLPGVENGWVTLVAATTENPSFSVISPLLSRSLLLTLETLSDDDLGVVIDRAVADDRGLAGQYELEGEARAVLIRLASGDARRALTALEAASVTAASATPATSKKKPVITAELVAQAVDRALLRYDRNGDEHYDVISAFIKSVRGSDVDAALHYLARMIEAGEDPRFIARRIIVSASEDIGMADPQALVVAIAAADAVQYIGMPEGRIPLAQAVVHLATAPKSNASYMALDAAIADVRAGKIGRVPKHLRDAHYPGAKRLGHGKGYKYPHDDALGVLRQQYLPDELADTTYYTPTEHGNERDVSSRLAKLRRIVRGR from the coding sequence GTGGTCGATGTGCAACCTGGGCTCCGTACGGGAGCGACGCCGCTCGCCGTGCGCATGCGGCCCACCTCGCTCGACGAGGTGGCGGGTCAGCGGCACCTGCTGAAGCCGGGGTCGCCGTTGGTGGCGCTGGCCTCCGACAAGGAGGGGAGCTCCGGCTCGGTCTCGGTGATCCTGTGGGGTCCTCCGGGCACGGGCAAGACCACGCTGGCGCAGGCCATCGCGCACTCGTCGGGCCGGCGGTTCGTCGAGCTCTCGGCCGTGACGGCCGGCGTCAAGGACGTCCGCCTGGTGATGGACGAGGCGCTCTCCACCCGCGACCTGTACGGCATCTCGACCGTGCTCTTCCTCGACGAGATCCACCGCTTCACCAAGGCCCAGCAGGACGCCCTGCTCCCCGGCGTCGAGAACGGCTGGGTGACGCTGGTCGCGGCCACCACGGAGAACCCGTCGTTCTCGGTGATCTCGCCGCTCCTGTCGCGCTCGCTGCTGCTCACGCTCGAGACGCTGAGCGACGACGACCTCGGCGTCGTCATCGACCGCGCCGTGGCCGACGACCGCGGGCTTGCCGGGCAGTACGAGCTGGAGGGGGAGGCTCGGGCCGTGCTCATCCGGCTCGCGTCCGGTGACGCGCGGCGTGCGCTGACCGCGCTCGAGGCCGCGTCGGTGACCGCCGCCTCCGCGACGCCGGCGACGTCCAAGAAGAAGCCCGTCATCACCGCGGAGCTCGTCGCGCAGGCCGTCGACCGCGCCCTGCTGCGCTACGACCGCAACGGCGACGAGCACTACGACGTGATCAGCGCCTTCATCAAGTCGGTGCGCGGCTCCGACGTCGACGCGGCGCTGCACTACCTGGCCCGGATGATCGAGGCGGGGGAGGACCCGCGGTTCATCGCCCGACGCATCATCGTGTCAGCCTCGGAAGACATCGGGATGGCCGACCCGCAGGCGCTCGTCGTCGCCATCGCGGCCGCCGACGCCGTGCAGTACATCGGCATGCCGGAGGGGCGCATCCCGCTCGCCCAGGCCGTCGTCCACCTCGCCACCGCCCCCAAGTCGAACGCCTCGTACATGGCGCTGGACGCGGCCATCGCCGACGTGCGCGCCGGGAAGATCGGGAGGGTGCCCAAGCACCTCCGCGACGCTCACTATCCCGGGGCGAAGCGACTCGGCCACGGCAAGGGCTACAAGTACCCGCACGACGACGCGCTCGGCGTGCTGCGGCAGCAGTACCTCCCCGACGAGCTCGCCGACACGACGTACTACACGCCGACCGAGCACGGGAACGAGCGCGACGTGTCGTCGCGCCTCGCCAAGCTGCGCCGCATCGTGCGCGGACGCTGA
- a CDS encoding DUF349 domain-containing protein yields the protein MATSDQHPWGRVDEDGTVYVREGDGERAVGQYPDGTQEEALAYFERKYTDLAGQVSLLEQRARRGAPANDIAKSVANLRSAVEGANAVGDLASLSTRLDALGGTVEELTEQQSAEAKAAVEQAVAERTAIVEEAEALAAQDPARTQWKQTTASLDALFARWQAHQHDGPRLPKAKADELWKRFRGARSTIEHNRKAFFADLDNQHRDVRSRKNALIEQAEALIPQGADGVPEYRRLLDQWKLAGRAGKKNDDALWARFKAAGDAIYSAKAEVDARDNVEYEANLQQKLALLEEAEPILQEKDREKARAALLSVQERWDAIGRVPRDQVRPIEDRLRKVEAAVRRLDEEHWERNNPEKKARSEGLASQLNAAIAKLEQELADAEASGDQSKVKAAQEALDARRIWLDALG from the coding sequence TTGGCTACTTCTGATCAGCACCCGTGGGGTCGCGTCGACGAGGACGGCACCGTCTACGTGCGCGAGGGCGACGGCGAGCGTGCCGTCGGCCAGTACCCGGACGGCACGCAGGAGGAGGCGCTCGCGTACTTCGAGCGCAAGTACACCGATCTCGCCGGCCAGGTCTCGCTGCTCGAGCAGCGGGCCCGCCGCGGCGCGCCCGCGAACGACATCGCCAAGTCGGTGGCGAACCTCCGCTCCGCCGTTGAGGGCGCGAACGCCGTCGGCGACCTCGCCTCGCTGTCGACGCGCCTGGACGCGCTCGGCGGCACCGTGGAGGAGCTGACCGAGCAGCAGAGCGCCGAGGCCAAGGCCGCCGTCGAGCAGGCCGTCGCCGAGCGCACCGCGATCGTGGAGGAGGCGGAGGCCCTCGCCGCGCAGGACCCGGCGCGCACGCAGTGGAAGCAGACCACGGCCTCCCTCGACGCGCTGTTCGCGCGCTGGCAGGCGCACCAGCACGACGGCCCCCGGCTCCCCAAGGCCAAGGCCGACGAGCTCTGGAAGCGGTTCCGCGGCGCCCGCTCCACCATCGAGCACAACCGCAAGGCGTTCTTCGCCGACCTCGACAACCAGCACCGCGACGTGCGCTCCCGCAAGAACGCGCTCATCGAGCAGGCCGAGGCGCTCATCCCGCAGGGCGCGGACGGCGTGCCGGAGTACCGCCGCCTCCTCGACCAGTGGAAGCTTGCCGGTCGCGCCGGCAAGAAGAACGACGACGCACTGTGGGCCCGCTTCAAGGCGGCCGGAGACGCGATCTACTCGGCGAAGGCCGAGGTCGACGCCCGCGACAACGTCGAGTACGAGGCCAACCTCCAGCAGAAGCTCGCCCTCCTCGAGGAGGCGGAGCCGATCCTGCAGGAGAAGGACCGCGAGAAGGCCCGTGCCGCGCTGCTCTCGGTGCAGGAGCGCTGGGACGCCATCGGCCGCGTCCCGCGCGACCAGGTGCGCCCGATCGAGGACCGCCTCCGCAAGGTCGAGGCGGCCGTCCGCCGGCTCGACGAGGAGCACTGGGAGCGCAACAACCCCGAGAAGAAGGCCCGCTCCGAGGGCCTCGCCAGCCAGCTCAACGCGGCCATCGCCAAGCTCGAGCAGGAGCTCGCCGACGCGGAGGCGAGCGGCGACCAGTCCAAGGTGAAGGCCGCCCAGGAGGCGCTCGACGCCCGCCGCATCTGGCTCGACGCGCTGGGCTAG
- the secF gene encoding protein translocase subunit SecF translates to MASRLTRFGNDLYTGARSFDFVGKRKIWYSIAIVMVVLSILIPIVKGGFNFSIEFRGGSQFQVTNVESTDTAKAQDAVASVVPNAVSHVSVVGNDAVRVQTDQLSDSETRSVATALAKAYGVPSDEVASTFIGPSWGADVTQQSIQGLVVFLLLAFIAMALYFRTWKMSASAIISLFHDLIITAGIYALVGFEVSPATMIGFLTILGYSLYDTVVVFDKIRENTREEMELTRRTFAESVNLAVNQTLVRSINTAVVAVLPVASILFIGAYALGAATLRDISLALLIGIIVGTYSTIFLAAPMYSQFREGEAAIRKHDLKVRSIRPKASTTPAVDAVTVE, encoded by the coding sequence ATGGCCAGCCGTCTCACCAGGTTCGGCAACGACCTCTACACCGGGGCGCGCTCCTTCGACTTCGTCGGCAAGCGCAAGATCTGGTACTCCATCGCGATCGTCATGGTCGTGCTCTCGATCCTGATCCCGATCGTCAAGGGCGGGTTCAACTTCTCGATCGAGTTCCGCGGCGGCTCCCAGTTCCAGGTCACGAACGTCGAGAGCACCGACACCGCGAAGGCGCAGGACGCCGTCGCGAGCGTCGTCCCCAACGCCGTCTCGCACGTGAGCGTCGTCGGTAACGACGCCGTCCGCGTCCAGACCGACCAGCTCTCCGACTCGGAGACGCGCTCGGTCGCCACCGCCCTCGCCAAGGCCTACGGCGTGCCGAGCGACGAGGTCGCCTCCACGTTCATCGGCCCGTCGTGGGGCGCCGACGTCACGCAGCAGTCGATCCAGGGTCTGGTCGTCTTCCTCCTGCTCGCGTTCATCGCGATGGCGCTGTACTTCCGCACCTGGAAGATGTCGGCGTCGGCGATCATCTCGCTGTTCCACGACCTCATCATCACCGCGGGCATCTACGCGCTCGTCGGCTTCGAGGTCTCGCCGGCGACCATGATCGGCTTCCTGACGATCCTCGGTTACTCGCTGTACGACACCGTCGTGGTGTTCGACAAGATCCGGGAGAACACCCGCGAAGAGATGGAGCTGACCCGGCGCACGTTCGCCGAGTCGGTCAACCTCGCCGTGAACCAGACGCTCGTGCGGTCGATCAACACGGCCGTCGTCGCGGTGCTCCCGGTGGCGTCGATCCTCTTCATCGGCGCGTACGCGCTCGGTGCGGCGACGCTGCGCGACATCTCGCTCGCGCTGCTGATCGGCATCATCGTCGGCACGTACTCGACGATCTTCCTGGCCGCGCCGATGTACTCGCAGTTCCGCGAGGGCGAGGCCGCCATCCGCAAGCACGACCTGAAGGTGCGCTCCATCCGCCCGAAGGCGTCCACCACTCCGGCCGTCGACGCCGTCACCGTGGAATAG
- a CDS encoding peptidylprolyl isomerase — protein MAPSKQNDREARQARERLRAYQARQSVHERSIARRRRDNWIAGIAGVVIVALAVGAQLLYFGAGPGAVSASPSASATPAPTPTPTATGQNSGDVPPASLSENRTWSGKLVINGIDLGVSLDGKAAPQAVASTVSLTQKGFYDGLSCHRLTNGGFYVLQCGDPEGNGSGGPGYSYGPIENAPADNVYKAGTIAMARQGGNANSQGSQFFVVYKDTTIPSDGAGGYTVIGKVTSGLDTLVTDVADKGVEGGSSDGAPAVKTTIDSFTLQ, from the coding sequence GTGGCACCCAGCAAGCAGAACGACCGCGAGGCCCGCCAGGCGAGGGAGCGCCTGCGCGCCTATCAGGCCAGGCAGAGCGTGCACGAGCGCTCGATCGCCCGCCGCAGGCGCGACAACTGGATCGCCGGCATCGCGGGCGTCGTGATCGTCGCCCTCGCCGTCGGCGCGCAGCTGCTGTACTTCGGGGCCGGACCCGGCGCGGTCAGCGCCTCCCCCTCGGCCTCCGCCACGCCCGCGCCGACCCCGACGCCGACGGCCACCGGCCAGAACTCGGGCGACGTGCCCCCGGCCTCCCTCTCCGAGAACCGCACCTGGAGCGGAAAGCTCGTGATCAACGGCATCGATCTCGGCGTCTCGCTCGACGGCAAGGCGGCCCCGCAGGCGGTCGCCTCCACCGTCTCCCTCACGCAGAAGGGCTTCTACGACGGCCTCAGCTGCCACCGCCTGACCAACGGCGGCTTCTACGTGCTCCAGTGCGGCGACCCGGAGGGCAACGGCTCCGGCGGCCCCGGCTACTCCTACGGCCCGATCGAGAACGCGCCGGCCGACAACGTGTACAAGGCCGGCACCATCGCGATGGCCCGCCAGGGCGGCAACGCCAACAGCCAGGGCAGCCAGTTCTTCGTCGTCTACAAGGACACCACCATCCCGTCCGACGGGGCCGGCGGCTACACCGTCATCGGGAAGGTCACCAGCGGGCTCGACACGCTCGTCACCGACGTCGCCGACAAGGGCGTCGAGGGCGGCTCCTCCGACGGCGCCCCCGCGGTGAAGACGACCATCGACAGCTTCACGCTGCAGTGA
- the secD gene encoding protein translocase subunit SecD, translating into MAKSTPVKKAWRSLSWLGVIVLVLLGTLTAGVLFSNATWLPKLALDLEGGTQVILTPQVENGQSIQQQQLDQAVSIIRQRIDASGVSEAQISTEGSRNIVVSLPGKPDEETLNRVKSSARLDFRPVLIAGGPSNEVVGADGKSTPAPTPEPGLQSTPSTSPTNGSDLAWVTPALQAQFNAFSCTAENTQNVNAAPTDKPLITCDDQNQAKYLLGPVEVKGQDISDANAGIMTSSQGVSNGQWAVNIVFNAAGTKAFADVTTRLNALQGAQNQFAIVLDGKVISAPTTNAVITDGKPQISGNFTEASAKALADQLKFGALPFSFKVQSQDDISATLGTSQLISGLVAGLIGLILVAIYTFFQYRLLGFVTIVSLVVAGVLTWLTISLLSWHYDYRLSLAGVAGLIVAIGFTADSFIVYFERIRDELRDGRGLESAVEAGWSRARRTIYASKATNLLAAIVLYVLAAANVRGFAFTLGLTTVIDVIVVLLFTHPTLQLLARTRFFSSGHPASGLDPQALGAVYRGAAKFRSPAVTVGAGTAARSSKEAARRQTIAERKAAELAGATTSSDRSTEGKDS; encoded by the coding sequence GTGGCAAAGTCGACCCCGGTCAAGAAGGCCTGGCGTTCCCTTTCGTGGCTCGGCGTCATCGTGCTCGTCCTGCTCGGGACGCTCACGGCCGGCGTCCTGTTCAGCAATGCGACGTGGCTGCCCAAGCTCGCGCTCGACCTCGAAGGCGGCACGCAGGTCATCCTGACGCCGCAGGTCGAGAACGGGCAGTCGATCCAGCAGCAGCAGCTCGATCAGGCCGTCTCGATCATCCGCCAGCGCATCGACGCCTCCGGCGTGTCCGAGGCGCAGATCTCGACCGAGGGCTCGCGCAACATCGTGGTGTCGCTCCCGGGCAAGCCCGACGAGGAGACGCTGAACCGCGTCAAGTCGAGTGCGCGCCTCGACTTCCGCCCCGTGCTGATCGCCGGCGGCCCGAGCAACGAAGTGGTCGGCGCCGACGGCAAGTCGACGCCCGCCCCGACGCCGGAGCCGGGCCTCCAGTCGACGCCGTCGACTTCGCCGACCAACGGCAGCGACCTCGCCTGGGTCACCCCGGCGCTGCAGGCGCAGTTCAACGCGTTCTCGTGCACGGCGGAGAACACGCAGAACGTGAACGCCGCCCCGACGGACAAGCCGCTGATCACCTGCGACGACCAGAACCAGGCGAAGTACCTGCTCGGCCCGGTCGAGGTCAAGGGCCAGGACATCTCCGACGCCAACGCCGGCATCATGACCAGCTCGCAGGGCGTGAGCAACGGCCAGTGGGCGGTCAACATCGTCTTCAACGCCGCCGGGACGAAGGCGTTCGCCGACGTCACCACCCGCCTCAACGCCCTGCAGGGCGCGCAGAACCAGTTCGCGATCGTGCTCGACGGCAAGGTCATCTCGGCGCCGACCACCAACGCGGTGATCACCGACGGCAAGCCGCAGATCTCGGGCAACTTCACGGAGGCGAGCGCGAAGGCGCTGGCCGACCAGCTGAAGTTCGGCGCGCTGCCGTTCAGCTTCAAGGTGCAGAGTCAGGACGACATCTCGGCCACCCTCGGCACCTCGCAGCTGATCAGCGGTCTGGTCGCCGGTCTGATCGGCCTGATCCTGGTCGCGATCTACACCTTCTTCCAGTACCGGCTGCTCGGCTTCGTCACCATCGTCTCGCTGGTCGTGGCCGGCGTGCTGACCTGGCTGACGATCTCCCTGCTGTCGTGGCACTACGACTACCGCCTCTCGCTCGCGGGCGTCGCCGGCCTGATCGTCGCGATCGGTTTCACAGCGGACTCGTTCATCGTCTACTTCGAACGCATCCGTGACGAGCTGCGCGACGGAAGAGGCCTCGAGTCCGCCGTCGAGGCGGGCTGGAGCCGCGCCCGCCGCACGATCTACGCGTCGAAGGCCACCAACCTGCTCGCCGCCATCGTGCTGTACGTGCTCGCCGCCGCGAACGTCCGCGGCTTCGCGTTCACACTCGGCCTCACGACGGTCATCGACGTCATCGTGGTGCTGCTGTTCACTCATCCGACGCTCCAGCTGCTCGCCCGCACACGGTTCTTCAGCAGCGGGCACCCGGCCTCGGGTCTCGACCCGCAGGCGCTCGGAGCGGTGTACCGCGGCGCTGCGAAGTTCCGCTCGCCGGCCGTCACGGTCGGCGCCGGCACCGCAGCACGCAGCAGCAAGGAGGCGGCTCGCCGCCAGACCATCGCCGAGCGCAAGGCGGCCGAGCTCGCCGGCGCGACGACGTCCTCGGATCGATCGACCGAGGGGAAGGACTCCTGA
- a CDS encoding rhodanese-like domain-containing protein translates to MSGSFLSEDEVSAARAREFVRSGSAWLLDVREDHEWEAGHAPGAHHIPLSQLGLRQDELPEDEQILVICHSGYRSRMATDALCDADYPAANVSGGMSAWQADGSPVQRTDGSAGTVA, encoded by the coding sequence GTGAGCGGTTCTTTTCTCTCTGAAGACGAGGTGAGCGCCGCGCGGGCGCGCGAGTTCGTGAGGTCGGGTTCGGCCTGGCTGCTCGACGTCCGTGAGGATCACGAGTGGGAGGCCGGGCACGCCCCTGGCGCCCACCACATCCCGCTCTCGCAACTCGGTCTGCGCCAGGACGAGCTGCCGGAGGACGAGCAGATCCTCGTGATCTGCCACTCCGGGTACCGCTCGCGGATGGCGACGGACGCCCTCTGCGATGCCGACTATCCGGCGGCCAACGTCTCGGGCGGCATGTCCGCCTGGCAGGCCGATGGGTCGCCGGTGCAGCGCACGGACGGATCTGCGGGTACGGTCGCCTGA
- a CDS encoding RelA/SpoT family protein has protein sequence MVDTSTPQAASLRRLVPRIFSRASQPAGAVDTLMRTVRLHHPKADLSLIERAYTVAERAHRGQKRRSGEPYITHPVAVAQIIADLGIGAKTIAAALLHDTVEDTEFTLDELREQFGDEIAMLVDGVTKLDKVKYGDSAQAETVRKMIVAMSKDIRVLIIKLADRLHNARTWGFVPAANATRKATETLEIYAPLAHRLGIQAIKWELEDLSFAVLYPKLYAEIESLVKQRTPERERLVQHVIDTINDDLKAARIRGKVVGRPKQYYSIYQKMVVRGREFDDIYDLVGIRVLVNTVRDCYAVLGQIHARWTPMPGRFKDYIATPKFNLYQSLHTTVIGPQGRPVEIQIRTEEMHQRAEFGVAAHWKYKEQTTGRSAGGPSKNDTDLAWLAHISDWQAETADPSEFLDSLRFEIGAKEVYVFTPKGRVIGLPAGATPVDFAYAVHTEVGHRTMGAKVNGRLVPLESTLSTGDVVEIFTSKNPDSGPSQDWLNFVKSPRARNKIRQWFTKERRDEAIEQGKDAIARAMRKQNLPLQKLMTQDALVEVASSLKHADVSSLYAAVGEGHISTQSVIEKVVASLQTEVESDTELEIPVKGRGRQLRSSDSGVLVRGAPDILVKLAKCCTPVPGDPIVGFITRGQGVSVHQANCHNVQSLLQEPDRMIEVEWAPSSKSVFLVQIQVEALDRSGLLSDVTRVLSEHHVNILSATVTTSSDRLALSRFVFEMGDTTHLDRVLNAVRRIDGVYDVYRVSGG, from the coding sequence ATGGTTGACACATCGACACCACAGGCCGCTTCCCTGCGCCGTCTCGTACCGCGCATCTTCTCCCGGGCATCGCAGCCCGCCGGCGCCGTCGACACCCTGATGCGGACGGTCCGCCTGCATCACCCGAAGGCGGACCTGTCGCTCATCGAGCGCGCCTACACGGTGGCGGAGCGCGCCCACCGCGGCCAGAAGCGCCGCTCCGGCGAGCCCTACATCACCCACCCGGTGGCTGTCGCGCAGATCATCGCCGACCTGGGGATCGGTGCGAAGACGATCGCCGCGGCGCTGCTGCACGACACGGTCGAGGACACGGAGTTCACCCTCGACGAGCTGCGCGAGCAGTTCGGCGACGAGATCGCCATGCTGGTCGACGGGGTGACCAAGCTCGACAAGGTCAAGTACGGCGACAGCGCGCAGGCCGAGACCGTGCGCAAGATGATCGTCGCGATGTCGAAGGACATCCGCGTGCTGATCATCAAGCTCGCCGACCGCCTGCACAACGCGCGCACCTGGGGCTTCGTCCCCGCCGCGAACGCGACGCGCAAAGCCACCGAGACCCTCGAGATCTACGCGCCGCTCGCGCACCGCCTGGGCATCCAGGCCATCAAGTGGGAGCTCGAGGACCTGTCGTTCGCCGTGCTCTACCCGAAGCTCTACGCCGAGATCGAGAGCCTCGTGAAGCAGCGCACGCCCGAGCGGGAGCGCCTCGTCCAGCACGTCATCGACACGATCAACGACGACCTCAAGGCGGCCCGCATCCGTGGCAAGGTGGTCGGCCGGCCGAAGCAGTACTACTCGATCTACCAGAAGATGGTCGTGCGGGGCCGCGAGTTCGACGACATCTACGACCTCGTCGGCATCCGCGTGCTGGTCAACACCGTGCGCGACTGCTACGCCGTGCTCGGGCAGATCCATGCGCGCTGGACGCCCATGCCGGGCCGGTTCAAGGACTACATCGCGACGCCGAAGTTCAATCTGTACCAGTCGCTCCACACCACGGTGATCGGTCCGCAGGGCCGTCCGGTCGAGATCCAGATCCGCACCGAGGAGATGCATCAGCGCGCCGAGTTCGGTGTCGCCGCGCACTGGAAGTACAAGGAGCAGACCACCGGCAGGAGCGCCGGCGGACCGTCGAAGAACGACACGGACCTCGCCTGGCTCGCGCACATCTCCGATTGGCAGGCCGAGACCGCCGACCCGAGCGAGTTCCTCGACTCGCTGCGGTTCGAGATCGGCGCCAAGGAGGTGTACGTCTTCACGCCGAAGGGCCGCGTCATCGGCCTCCCGGCCGGGGCCACCCCGGTGGACTTCGCGTACGCCGTCCACACCGAGGTCGGCCACCGCACGATGGGCGCCAAGGTCAACGGCCGCCTCGTGCCGCTCGAGTCGACGCTGTCGACCGGCGACGTCGTCGAGATCTTCACGTCGAAGAACCCGGACTCCGGGCCCAGCCAGGACTGGCTCAACTTCGTCAAGAGCCCCCGCGCGCGCAACAAGATCCGGCAGTGGTTCACCAAGGAGCGCCGCGACGAGGCGATCGAACAGGGCAAGGACGCGATCGCGCGCGCCATGCGCAAGCAGAACCTCCCGCTGCAGAAGCTCATGACCCAGGACGCCCTGGTGGAGGTCGCGTCGTCGCTCAAGCACGCCGACGTCTCCAGCCTGTACGCGGCCGTCGGTGAGGGCCACATCTCGACGCAGTCGGTGATCGAGAAGGTCGTCGCCTCCCTGCAGACGGAGGTCGAGTCCGACACCGAGCTCGAGATCCCGGTGAAGGGCCGTGGGCGTCAGCTGCGCAGCAGCGACTCCGGCGTGCTCGTCCGCGGGGCGCCCGACATCCTGGTGAAGCTCGCCAAGTGCTGCACGCCCGTTCCGGGTGATCCGATCGTCGGCTTCATCACGCGCGGCCAGGGCGTCTCGGTGCACCAGGCGAACTGCCACAACGTGCAGTCGCTGCTGCAGGAGCCCGACCGGATGATCGAGGTCGAGTGGGCGCCCAGCTCGAAGAGCGTCTTCCTGGTGCAGATCCAGGTGGAGGCGCTCGACCGCTCGGGGCTGCTCTCCGACGTGACGCGTGTGCTGTCCGAGCATCACGTGAACATCCTCTCCGCGACGGTCACCACCTCGAGCGACCGGCTGGCGCTCAGCCGGTTCGTGTTCGAGATGGGCGACACGACGCACCTCGACCGCGTGCTCAACGCGGTGCGCCGCATCGACGGCGTGTACGACGTCTACCGCGTCAGCGGCGGCTGA
- a CDS encoding DUF948 domain-containing protein codes for MSGGDIAGLIAAGVFAVLVGFIAVPLLKLGRVLDQTRAAIKEASDGITPILDETATTLQETNKQLARVDTITRNVADVTGNVSALVALFAATVGGPLIKLAGFSAAVKAAFTAAGAAAGGSRRSRRGTH; via the coding sequence GTGTCTGGTGGCGACATCGCAGGACTGATCGCGGCGGGCGTCTTCGCCGTGCTGGTGGGCTTCATCGCCGTCCCCCTGCTCAAGCTCGGCCGGGTGCTCGACCAGACCCGCGCGGCGATCAAGGAGGCGAGCGACGGCATCACGCCGATCCTCGACGAGACGGCGACCACCCTGCAGGAGACCAACAAGCAGCTCGCACGCGTCGACACGATCACCCGCAACGTCGCGGATGTGACCGGCAACGTGTCGGCCCTGGTCGCCCTGTTCGCCGCCACCGTCGGCGGCCCGCTGATCAAGCTGGCCGGCTTCAGCGCCGCCGTGAAGGCCGCCTTCACGGCGGCCGGTGCTGCCGCGGGCGGCTCCCGGCGCTCCCGCCGCGGCACGCACTAG
- the rpsD gene encoding 30S ribosomal protein S4: MSSRARSKTRESRALGIALTPKAARYLEKRPYAPGEHGRTKRKADSDYAVRLREKQRLRAQYGIREKQLRIAFEEARRTQGLTGENLVEILEMRLDALVLRAGFARTISQARQFVVHRHILVDGKIVDRPSFRVKPGQLIHVKARSEGTEPFQVAAAGGHVDVLPKVPGYLDVEIDKLQARLLRRPKRVEVPVTCEVQLVVEYYAAR; the protein is encoded by the coding sequence GTGTCCTCACGAGCCCGTAGCAAGACCCGCGAGTCGCGTGCCCTCGGCATCGCGCTCACCCCGAAGGCAGCGCGCTACCTCGAGAAGCGCCCCTACGCCCCGGGTGAGCACGGCCGCACCAAGCGCAAGGCCGACTCCGACTACGCCGTGCGTCTGCGCGAGAAGCAGCGTCTGCGCGCCCAGTACGGCATCCGCGAGAAGCAGCTGCGCATCGCGTTCGAGGAGGCCCGCCGCACGCAGGGCCTGACCGGTGAGAACCTGGTCGAGATCCTCGAGATGCGCCTGGACGCCCTCGTCCTCCGCGCCGGCTTCGCCCGCACCATCTCCCAGGCCCGCCAGTTCGTGGTGCACCGCCACATCCTGGTCGACGGCAAGATCGTGGACCGCCCGTCGTTCCGCGTGAAGCCGGGTCAGCTCATCCACGTCAAGGCCCGCTCCGAGGGCACCGAGCCGTTCCAGGTGGCGGCCGCCGGCGGTCACGTCGACGTGCTCCCCAAGGTGCCCGGCTACCTCGACGTCGAGATCGACAAGCTCCAGGCCCGCCTCCTCCGTCGCCCGAAGCGCGTCGAGGTCCCTGTGACCTGTGAGGTCCAGCTGGTCGTCGAGTACTACGCGGCCCGCTAA